The sequence cagttggtagtgATATTtatactagactttcaagtttaccccgtacaagttatcgtttatacttgtcggttggggacttgctggtcatagcccaacatatcacagtttaatagttggtacttgtatttagactagactttcaagttttccccgtaacaagttatcgtttatacttgtcggttggggacttgctggtcatagcccaacatatcacagtttaatagttgatacgtgtaaaatagttataaaagttacgcatgtattctcagcccaaaaatgtaaagagtaaaagggatcatatgaaactcatgaaaaatcagttttagtatttgtattcatttcataaaaacagttataaaagttgcgcatgtattctcagcccaaaaatatagataaaaagggagcagatgaactcacgaaaaatcagttttagtagttgttttcatttcataaaaacagttataaaagtagcgcatttattctcagcccaaaaatgtaaagagtaaaaaggagcagatgaaaactcacattaaatagtagttgaagtattccacgcaagaaggaaagtaaagcaagtaagtgatctggatatcaaccttgaggtataacgtttgattagttaatgtctaacttgacatatagcaactatattgacagtgacggttttcgagaaaagttcctatttctcaaaagtttctatttttggaaacctactatttatgaaaaacttccacttatagtaagcttctagtttaagaatgttcgggttataattcttaacaaagatgttgtacaatctcgcccaaacttcgtcgctaacatgcaagtcactcgaatgatctattgttaccgagcggcccaggatcttttgaccggaatctaagtcttggcattcgagatccacaagtgtcccataatggtaacaaggatcaccctaggccacaagtagcggtgatgtttgtagtctttgtacgctatctttaattataaccttcacgttaggtgcgtatatacatatatattcattaattcgattttaattataactcctatatattaattcataaaaatacttttataatttttagtaacatatattactaattataacatgttatttattttaattttaattgcatataatttataacattatttacatgtttcggtaaaaaaataataaactgaagtaaatagtaaaaagtaaaaagtaaaaagtaaaaaagtaaaaagtaaaaagtaaaaagtaagaaaagaatacttactagtagtaattcttcaaagaaagaatgagagaaattttggtgtgagtttgaatgagaaatgaggggtatttatacttgaaaaatttaggtaaaaagaataaaataattaagggtatgtttggcaaaactagctggaAGCTGCAAGCGTTTAGCTACAAGCGTTTAGCTGCAGGcgtttagctgcaagcgtttagctgAAAGCGTTTAGCTAAAAgtgtttaaatgtatttaattatttggCAAAGTAGCTGAAGCTGTTATAAAataagtaaaatgacaaaaatggacactagaaaaaaatacttaaatatcattattttagtcTAATAAAACATAGTCATTACCaaataaccgaaaacatatataatactactaataaccgaaaacatatataatactaCTAAATTATTAATGACGATCATTCCATATTGAAGTAGCAATATTGTTACGAACTTGTTTCATCTCATTCCTTCTTCCTTCAAATAGTCCTTCGGTGCGTATGTCatgattattaacatcattaagctCATCTCGTGGTATGTAATTTGGATGTTCATCGATTATTGCAAATATGATATCTTCTTGACTATTAGTACGAATGTAGTTATGCAATGCAAATGTAGCCGTGATAACATCAATTTGTGTTTGCACACTAAACCTTGGCATTTCACTAAGTATGTGAAACCGTTTCTTCAAAATTCCGAATGACCTCTCAATATAACTTCGTAGAGATGAATGTGAACGGTTGAATGCTTCTTGCATATTATTTGGGGGCTCTTTTTGAAATTGAGATTGATGGTATCTTGTCTTTGGATATGGAACAAGGTATCCCTTTCTGTCCGGGTATCCTTTATCAACCAAATAATATCTACCTGATAATAAAGTTTAAACAAATCGTGTTGGAATTTGCAAAAAGAAACATGAAACAATAACATAGATATGTATATTTACCTTCAGGTGGTTGCgggaagttcattgacttattttGGATTGAGTGCATAAAAACACGTGTGTCATGTGCTGATCCCTCCCATCCGACTGATACATATGTAAAACACATATCAAAATCACACGTTCCCATTACATTGAAAGTAGGTACTCCTTTTCTACCAATATAAGGTAGTTGTTGACTCTCTGTAATGCTGATGGTTGATTTTTTCTAATTGCTCCGTATTTAGAGTTTTCCTATACACAATATAATTGTGAATCATTAGTTAAATTAGATGAATAATATTATCTTAACTTTATATGTTATTtaaaaaattaaatgaattatattatcttACCGCAATTTTAGTTTTCCACCATTCATCGGAACAATTAAGTTGTTTGGTACTTTCATCCCAACTAAGACCAGTCTCTCCGTGCTTCAATGACTTTCAAAGGTTGTACTCCTTTCTCATACTATCATACTTGTTTTTTAAAGCTTTATCACTATGGAATTTATAGTTCATAACTCTCTCGAACTCTGGTTGAAGGGAAACCCATTTAAATGCAGAAGTTTGGCCATGCTTCGTGATATATTTGTTTAAGAACTGACACAATTCCAAAACCATTTCTTGTGTCCAGTTTTCTTTCTTAGCATTCTCTGGTTTAGGAGCCATCTAGCAACGTGATGATATATGAGTAATAGTTTATACTTAAACCAACCACCTAAAACAATGTGTTGTACTAATGCAACAAACTATAAAGACAGGTACTAAGGCTCGCTTATCCCATCTCAAGAAAGAGTACACAAATCTAATGATTACGGATTCGCTAACCAATTAAACCACTCAATGGATCCTTTATTCATCCTATactaaaaataatttttcataCATATTTTCAGCAACAATCAACAAGTTTCATAATAATCCTATAAACATACTCAACAAAATTTATAAATTTAATACGTATAGATACAAGTAACCATATATGTTATAATGAATCTTCCTAGACATAAACAAATACATAGAGATACATGCATATAAGGATTTATAGCTACACGTGTTGAGTAAACAATAAACAAACatgatttgtaaaaaaaaaaacatagaGATCATGTTATCATGTAACCAATTATGTGTCACCAAACTAAAATTCTTTAAGATTATTTGGTAAGCAGAACATGTGAGATATCTGTACGAACTTAACACTAATCaattaatgatataataaattaTACAAGAAGATGCATACATAAAGGAACAAtagttatataaattaaaatcaaaaacaTTGAGTAGAAGCAATAAAGATACACCGATAAACCAACGAGTACTAGGTTTGTTGTTTACCTCAAAGAAAAAAACGTCAACGGCGTAATCAAGAAACAGAGGAGAATAGAGATAATTATTAGGGTCTGGCCTTTTATTATCATAAGAATAACTGATTTACGTGGGAGATCCCTAATATATTGGAAGGTTATTTAAGTCACTTAAATATCAAAAGCCTTTTTTAATCGCTAAACGTTGGATTTACTAGCGTTTAAATTACAAGCTTTTTCCATTCATTAAAAAGCTTTCAGCTCTTGTAAAAAATGTAACCAAACGAAGCTTTTTTATTAGATAGGAGCTTTTTCAAAAAAGCTAAACGCTAAACGCTCCAAAAAGCTCCAAAAAGCTTGTCGCCAAACATAccctaaaagaaaaagaaatattttaatttttaatgggattttaaaattcaaaagtattaaatgttaggtcatgggataatgcacaaaataaaataataaaagtagttttccattataatttttaattaaaaagtaatttatttatttaaaaaaaatcatttattttaaggattttttttatatatattttttaaaataaacaaattgatttactattttccaagaatatttgtcaatattttttttattcataataacaatactgataataaagatattaattattgatatcttatttaaaaaggatattaataataataatattaatatatcaaattaatgcgtaattatttacaaataattgttcgtgaatcgtcggaattagtcgaggttaaatgaaatcatataaagatttttgtttaaattttgccggaaatttacgggttgtcacagctttaaatgcgatcgtccattttaattgttctgtcggagattttcttataaattcacctccttcgtttccttacaactcacacctcctgttgatgcattttatgcaagtccctagacatctacccacgtccattgcaggtacaacagtttacaggccaccatgattgctcgttattatcctatccgtgtttgtatgtggttacaggaactgcaggaacgagatttagatgtttgactatgttagacttagtcagacgtacgagtgaagcctcactagtacagttgacaggctcatacgcacggttgatgctgagctaagtcacaattacaacctaaatgagaagacacgagtgagtgatcacccgtacggctgatgaagccaactcgcacgtgtgatgaatgaatcgtatgggtgagtcaacagcagggtatataaagtcttatgttcttcattttaggttaagcctctcatttgttacacacactcagatctagtgagctcctctgattctctctcagtccaaatcacccgggtggtgaataatagctctaggtgttgatctaatcacacttgatttagttgtggtttgactaaattaatcaaaaaaaaacttaacctattcactagagggtttgattcacttattctgccattgtgtgagttatctgttgatttctaagttcctagtcatgtttcatcaccttctattctttccccctcaactcatattttaaagtattcatcaatatgctccatccagttttgattctcgatatacttctaactttcatatcggtcattcttctttttcatctaccgccggaagaatctatttacttctactatactcttgggtttatattgtttctagttctccagtgtctttatattgctatatgcatcgatatatatggtttataatttctggtttgttgttgggctttatatgttcccttatatttcaaagtctctgcttctgtcttctataatcattatcattcacagttaatgctctcttttatttgttgcaatttataccccaatttctatttcggagttttgtcctttcgtttcttcttcttgcgattaagcaccgcttgtaatggtccagaattcacagatataaatttcagaatgaacattgttaatgttctaggaaggaaattgtgatggcacgatcttgacttgtcaaattactagaataccttggaaaaggccgaatcatcaagaaatattttcttgatattttagaggttaaatagaatacaagagtcgtataacatggcacatgatgatgttatgatctgtgaatcatcacgttccatttagaaactcagcatgacttactgtaatataatcacattgatcaagtgtcattatattatactaattcatgcttcagttcccaacactacttcaaaatattcctattttaaacttgaatgtttcagaatttagaaactaaaatagtttcttttaagatgtaatacagatagcgcgaagaggtaaatgatttcaaataagaaaaattaatggGCTTCACTGAAGGCTTCGAAAGGAGTACCTGAAGTGGTAGATGAATCTGCCTCAACCGACTCTGTAATAATGGGCTTTTTCCCATTGGTATTTTCGAACTTAGAGGCGAGGGAAGCAAAATCAATTGCTCCCTTGACACCATCATGATAACTCACATACACCACCTCTTTTGAATCCGATTCCACCAATATCAAAGTTGAGGAATGTGGTCGCGTTTAACAACTAAAAGTATTGTAAAGGGGGTGGATACAATCTTTTTGTTAAAAGTATAATCGTTTAAATAGTTAAGATTAAATTTCATATAAATTAACAAGAGTCAAAGTAATTTTCAACTTATACtcttattgatataaaaatttcaAAGAATCACAATTATCTTAGAGTAGAATGGATAGCCAGTTGATACAGACTATTACATCTCGATAGCTTATAACACACCGAGCATATACAAGTTTTACATAATCGAGTTAATTTAAGCTCTAACACCACTATTTAAAACAGTTGTAGAGCGTATCTATGCTCAGAGAGTCTATTGTCCAAGTATAACTCTATTGACCATTAGTCCAAACTATGTTTGCACTTTGGTCGACAAGTTTAGTAGATAGTTAGTACAAGCACGTGGCTTTCTTTCTTGTTCTGTAGCTAATTCAGGAACATCTCAAAAAAGTTGAACATGTTAATTGAATAAATAATTAGAATGTTGTGTTTTCAAGGCGTTGACAGCTACATCAATGAATTGTGAATGCAAAGTTAGAAACACTAgaacaataataatatataaatcatcAATGCAGAGATGAACACACAGATGTCTAAAAAATGCAGACCTAAAGGATAGTCTGAGTAGTGATCCAGATAAACAGAATCTCAAGGGTTCTGTTCTAAGTGTTACTCAAAGTCCCCTACAAGATTATACAACCTAGATAAACGATACTTAAAAGaggaaaagaataaaaaaaaaataaagaagagtACGCCCTGCTCAGTTGAAAGCAAAGAAGAGAGAAATAGCAGCGGAAAAATACGTTTCTTCTCTGGA comes from Rutidosis leptorrhynchoides isolate AG116_Rl617_1_P2 chromosome 4, CSIRO_AGI_Rlap_v1, whole genome shotgun sequence and encodes:
- the LOC139841097 gene encoding uncharacterized protein translates to MAPKPENAKKENWTQEMVLELFGWEGSAHDTRVFMHSIQNKSMNFPQPPEGRYYLVDKGYPDRKGYLVPYPKTRYHQSQFQKEPPNNMQEAFNRSHSSLRSYIERSFGILKKRFHILSEMPRFSVQTQIDVITATFALHNYIRTNSQEDIIFAIIDEHPNYIPRDELNDVNNHDIRTEGLFEGRRNEMKQVRNNIATSIWNDRH